One Glycine max cultivar Williams 82 chromosome 4, Glycine_max_v4.0, whole genome shotgun sequence DNA segment encodes these proteins:
- the LOC100810913 gene encoding protein-L-isoaspartate O-methyltransferase 2-like yields the protein MRVQYHYYPFPSLAYGCSYCYAYATTKLKPTHSLSLTLSNHRRISASQPHSSTFSIITNLFFFQNPNFITGNTLFLRMQRFCSVSGLSKNKALVERLQRYGVITSSKVAEVMETVDRALFVPDGAAPYDDSPMAIGYNATISAPHMHAMCLQLLEENLQPGMHALDVGSGTGYLTACFALMVGPQGRAVGVEHIPELVSFSIENIQKSAAAAQLKDGSLSVHAGDGRQGWPEFAPYDAIHVGAAAPEIPQPLIDQLKPGGRMVIPVGNIFQDLKVVDKNSDGSISVRTETSVRYVPLTSREAQLRGY from the exons atgagggTGCAGTACCACTACTACCCTTTCCCTTCTCTGGCGTATGGTTGCAGCTACTGTTATGCTTATGCGACTACTAAATTAAAACCTACTCACTCACTCTCTCTAACACTCTCCAACCACCGTCGCATTTCTGCGTCACAACCTCACTCTTCCACCTTCTCCATCATCACCaacctcttcttcttccaaaaCCCTAATTTCATCACGGGGAACACTCTCTTCCTCAGGATGCAG AGATTTTGCTCAGTAAGTGGCTTAAGTAAGAACAAAGCACTGGTGGAGAGGTTGCAGCGCTATGGAGTGATCACATCAAGTAAGGTGGCTGAAGTGATGGAGACAGTTGATAGAGCCTTGTTTGTACCAGATGGAGCTGCACCTTATGATGACAGCCCCATGGCCATAGGGTACAATGCCACTATCTCTGCGCCGCATATGCATGCCATGTGTCTTCAGTTGCTTGAGGAGAATTTGCAGCCTGGGATGCATGCTCTGGATGTTGGCTCTG GAACGGGGTACCTGACTGCATGCTTTGCCTTGATGGTTGGGCCCCAAGGCCGTGCTGTTGGTGTGGAGCATATTCCTGAGTTGGTGTCTTTTTCAATAGAGAATATTCAGAAAAGTGCTGCAGCTGCACAATTGAAAGATGGTTCCCTTTCTGTCCATGCTGGTG ATGGAAGGCAAGGTTGGCCAGAGTTTGCCCCTTATGATGCCATTCACGTTGGAGCAGCAGCACCAGAAATTCCCCAACCACTTATTGACCAGTTGAAGCCTGGAGGGAGAATGGTGATTCCTGTCGGAAACATATTCCAAGATTTAAAGGTGGTGGATAAGAATTCTGATGGTTCTATCAGTGTCCGCACTGAGACATCTGTTCGTTATGTACCCCTCACCAGTCGAGAAGCTCAACTGCGAGGTTACTAA